Genomic window (Salvelinus namaycush isolate Seneca chromosome 10, SaNama_1.0, whole genome shotgun sequence):
gccacagggctcaccaggctggggagacatacaggaggcctggttctggcagcaggtgtaacggatgtgaaatggctagctagttagcgggtacgcgctactagcgtttcaatcagttacgtcacttgctctgaaacctagaagtaatgttgccccttgctctgcaaaagccgcggcctttgtggcgcgatgggtaacgatgcttcgtgggcgactgttgttgatgtgtgcagaaggtccctggttcgcgcccgggtatgggcgaggggacggtctaaagttatactgttacattgatgctgttgacccggatcactggttgctgcggaaaaggaggaggttgaaagggaggtgagtgtaacggatgtgaaatggctagctagttagcgggtacgcgctacttgcgtttcaatcagttacgtcacttgctctgaaacctagaagtaatgttgccccttgctctgcaagggccgcggcttttgtggagcgatgggtaacgacgcttcgtgggtgactgttgttgatgtgtgcagaaggtccctggttcgcgcccgggtatgggcgaggggacggtctaaagttatactgttacacaggcacaggactcaccaggctggggagacatacaggaggcctggttctggggacaggcacaggactcaccaggctggggagacatacaggaggcttagttctgggcgcaggcaccggatacactgggccgtggaggcgcactcgAGGTCTCGAGCTTAAAGCTGGCACAAACCattctggctggatgctcaccctagcccggcagatgcggggagctgggatgtagcgcaccgggctgtgaacgcgcactggagacaccgtgcgctccaccgcataacacggtgcctgaccagtactacgctcgccacggtaagcacggggagttggctcaggtctccaacctgactcagccaaactccCTGTGtacctccccccccaaaaattgggggctgcctctcgagCTTCCTCGCTAGCCGTGTACGTTTCGCCGactccattctccggtatccctcctcgcactgctcaattgaatcccaggcgggctctggcactctccatgggtcgaccgaccacctttctacctcctcccaggttgtctcatactcctggccacgctgcttggtccttttgtggtgggaagttctgtcacggccgtcaaaggaagaGTACCAAAGCGTAGCGTGGTGagtgtacatattccttttattaggatgacgcaatcaaaacaataaacaatacaaaaacaactgtGAAGCTtcaggctatgtgccacaaacaaagttaacttcccacactgacaggagggaaagggctacctaagtatggttcccaatcagagacaacgatagacagctgtccctgattgagaaccatacccggccaaaacatagaaatacaaaatcatagaaaacaaaaacatagaatgcccaccccaaatcacatcctgaccaaaccaaatagatacataaaaaggctctctaaggtcagggcgtgacaatattttgatttggttaacacttttttggttactacattattccatgtgttatttcatagttttggtttcttcactattattctacaatgtagatataGTCAAAAAAttaaggaaaacccttgaatgagtaggtgtcaaacttttgactggtactgtatatctgaggaagggtataaaactatttctagagtgttgaaagtttcaagggcacagtggtctccatcattgggaaattgaaaagaaatatggaactacccagactctatCTTGAGCTGACcatccgaccaaactgagcaaccgggcaagaaggaccttggtcagagaggtcaCTAAGAACCCAACAGAACTACAGTTCTTGGCTGAAATGGGAGAACCTGCccgaaggacaacagtctctacagcacttcaccaatctgggctttatgggagagtggccagacggaagctactcctgagaaaaaggcacgaCGACACGCctgaagtttgcaaaaaggcacttgAAAGACAGATCATAAAGCAAAAGATTCACTCTTGGCCTTAATGCAAAGTGCTATGTCTGGAgtaaaccaggcacagctcatcacctgtctaacaccatccctaccatgaagcatggtggtgggagcatcatgctatgggtatgcttttcagcggcagggactgggaaactggtaagGATGAATGGAGCGAAACACAAGTAAATCCTtcatgagaacctgcttcagagtggaAACGACTTTGGGGAAGATTTagattccaacaggacaatgaccccaagcatatagCCAAAGAAATGCTGGAATGTCTTCAGAACAAGAACGTACTTAagtgaaaatctgtggaaagacttgtaGATTGCTTTTCACCACCGCTCCCCAATCAAACTTAACAGAACTTGAGAAAATCTACAGGGAAATCCAGATTAGCAaagctctcgagtggcgcagtggtctaaggcactgcatctcagtgctacagTTGTCACTACCgactctggttcgattccaggctgtatcacaagtggctgtgattgggagtcccatagggcggtgtacaattggccctgcgtggttagggtttggccggggtaggccgtcattgtaaataagaatttgttcttaactgacttgcctagttaaataaaagaatACAAACATACAAGTCTACTCAAAGCTGACaaaagtgcttctacaaagtattggctcAGTGAATACTTGTAAATTTCATATTCAATAAAATGTTCTAAAAACATGTGTCCagtttgtcattatagggtattgtgtagaATAGTGTAGCCAAGGGAGGTGATAGGTGGAAATGGGGAGGATACCAAGTAATACATTAATATATTACAGATTCAGGATACATGGCTTGTCTCAAACAGTTGTCAATAGCAGCAACATTAAGAATACAAAAACTCACAAAAATGACAGACGATGGCAAGTCTAAAGCTCAGCCCCTCAATAGGGTTCCTACTGCAGCTAATACTAGGCCTAAATACTAAAACATATCTTGGGATTACCCCTTTTTCCAGTTTTAAACAGAGTCCAACTGTCCCCTTAGTGGAACTAAAGAGTCTACAACATCCTAAATCAACTGCCTGTACATACATGATGCAAAAAACTGCTATGGAGCACAAGGTAAATTGGTGTTCAAGCGGAGAGAAAGGGAAAGCATTTATCGCGATACACCTCAACTCCGCCCACATGTACTAACCAATGAGAATGAGCATTTAATGACAACGACTTTACTTTGTTAATTAGACCAGGTAAGACGATGGAAACTATGATTGAAGTTATTTGCATTCATtagtttaaaacttctttggggtagggggcagtattttcaagTCCGGATGAAAATCATGCCCAgattaaacggcctgctacaaagccataaaagctagaatatgcatattattagtagatttggatagaaaacaatctgaagattctaaaactgtttgaatgatgtctgtgagtataacagaactcatatggcaggcaaaaacctgagaaaaaatccaaccaggaattgggaaatctgaggttgctcgattttcaactcagcttctattgaagatacagtggaatattggtaatgttgcttccactagatgtcaaaagtctttagaaccttgtctgatgcttgtACTGTGAAGTgtggccgaatgagaggggattgagtaaggtctaccataacctgaacatgcgctgaccatgcgcgttcatgtgagagcgagctctgttccatcacacttctgaagacaaaggaattctccggttggaacattattgaagaattatgttaaaaacatcctaaagattgattcaatactttgtttgtcatgtttttacagactgtaatataacttttttaacttttcgtccgtactttccgctggacttgaacgcgcgtcgtgagtttggaaagtgtactgaacgctagaacaacaaggaggaatttggacataaatgatggacattatcaaacaaaacaaacgtttattgtggaactgggattcctgggagtgcattctgaggaagatcatcaaaggtaagtgaatgtttataatgttatttctgacttctgttgactgcacaatatggcggatatatttttgttttgattgggctctgagcgccgacctcagattattgcatgggttgctttttccgtaaagcttttttgaagtcTGACatagtggttgcattaaggagaagtgcatctaaaattccatgcataacagttgtatcttttagcaatgtttattatgagtatttctgtaaattgatgtggctctctgcaaaatcaccggatgttttggaacttctgaacgtaaggcgccaatgtaaactcagatttttttatataaatatgaactttaccgaacaaaacatacatgtattgtgtaacatgaagtcctatgagtgtcatctgatgaagatcatcaaaggttagtgattagttttatctatatttctgatttttgtgaatcctctctttggctgaaacaatggctgtgttattctgtgaataggcactcacctaacataatcgtttggtttgctttcgtcgtaaagtctttttgaaatcggacactgtggttggatttacaacaagtgtatctttaaaatagtgtaaaatacatgtatgtttgaggaattttaattatgtgatttctgttgttttgaatttggcgccctgcagtttcattGGATGTTGAAGTACCCTAGAGGGGTTTTAAATTTAGTCGTTTACAAAACAGTGCCACATCTAATACAGGGGTGTAAAATTCATTCCAttgagggcctagtgtctgcaggttttgggtttttcctttcaattaagccctagacaaccaggtgtggggagttcattactaattagtgaccttaattcatcaatgaagtacaagggaggagcgaaaacccgctgCCACTTGGCCGGCTGTCCATGgcatgagtttgacacctgtgatctaACAGAACGTGATTAGAACTACTCCAGGGAGACAAAGCATGGGTGAAATACACGCTAATTATCTAACGCAGCACACCTGGCTTAAACCTGAACAACCAACTCAGTAGCAAACAATTAAGGGCAGGAACACCCACACTGGTAGATAGCTATGCATGGCAATGGACTATATATAAACCACACTTTAAGCATTTGAGATATCAACTAAAGACCTTTAAAATGGTGATGAGGTCAGTCTAAGGCTGTCTGATCACAAtaattgttttttatttaaatccattttgaattctggctgtaacacaacaaaatgtggaatacgtcaagggataggaatactttctgaaggcactgtatgtacatatctacctcgtaccccggcacatcgactcggtactggtacccagtgtatgtagccaagttatcattacttattgtatttattattacttttatttatCTTTCTCTGCATTGAAAAGGAcctgtaagtaagcgtttcactgttagtgtacactttttacaaagcatgtgacaaatacaattttatttctgtAGTTTAGGGCTCTAGAGGGGTTCTGAGTGTGGGTTTGGTTGGTTAGGTTGCAgtggtagtctgtgtgtgtggatggttaggactcccccctatctgagatacctactgcagctctcatcctccacatacaacacctgtccTGCCCGTCACAtgctgttaaaggtccccaaagcacacacacatccctgggttccTCCTCTTTTCAGTAatctgcagctagcgactggaacaaactggactcaaactggacagttttatctccatctcttcactCAATTATGAGCACTTACTGAGAGTTGTGGCTGCTTCTAGTGAtgtattgtctctaccttcttgcccaataatgtttgaaACATGTTTTTTGTAGCAaccatgttgtgctgttgtcatGTGTTACGTGTTGCTGCTATGCTATGTCGTCTTaggtctttatgtagtgttgtctcttgtcgtgatgtgtgttttgtcctatatttttaatcccagcacCCGTCCCCCAGCAcccgtaggccgtcattgtaaataagaattggttcttaactgactttcctcgTTAAATAAAAGAAATAGGGGGGGTATCTGTGTGTTGATTAGATTCCGGGGCATGTTTCTGTGTAAATGTCATGTGACTCAATAATGTTCTCTGGGAGATCACCACACTGTCTCCGATTAATAAAATGTACCCCAAatcttacaaacacacacaggattGCAGTATGAACATGGAGTACCGCTGCCATCTACTGGTGAAATGACATCAGTTTCTTTGATAAATGTATTTTCAGTTCAAAGTTAATGTTTTTAGATGATACATTTTACACATGCTACAATCACATGTATGACAATGATTTTAAGAAACAGTAGTATTCACACAAATCAACAAAATATAAAGGTAATTTTGTCATGTTAATTCAGTAATGCCAGCAGCACAGGAAAACATTTAAAGAAGCTAAAGTCCTTCAAAGTGAATTTGGTTGTCATCTGTGTAACTAACTTCTAGGTTAGGAGGGTGGTGAATCTACAGTAGTGTGCACCCGGCAGGGGACAATTCAGGATAAACTCAGTAAATCCAGGAAGTGAATAGCAATTTTGACAGGACTGACAGTGACCTGGAATGTTAACAGGAATATGGACACAAACTACTCAAAGCACCATCTACACCTGGTATTAAGATGCAACTTAAATGATCCGACCAAAATGATAATGCTAGGTGTAACATCTGGGATATTCCTCCGACCAACCCCAGGCTGCCCCATTCCTCTCTATATCAGGCTGATGTTGTAGAGGTGGGTCTGCTTCCTCAGATCATATATGTTAGGTTTGGTCTACAGCTTGGGTGAAGGAGGACCAGTAACCCTCAGGCCTACAACaatccctcttcctccttccatAATCCTCCTCTTCATCGCTTCTCCAGTTTTTTGAACTTGGCCtctgcagagagacagaaaaagagacgAACTCACTCACCTTCCTACAGTTAGTCACACACAGGAGAAGTGTAtttttagctgttgatttaggaCAGTGTGCTAGCGCTCTCTACTGTTGGAGCTCAGGGTGGAGAGGTAAACTCAAATAGCAGAGGGCACTCTCAGGCTGTCCTAAATCAAATCCCTAACATTAATGTTGAGCTGAACACTGGATCATGGCTATTATTAGTACATCTGCAATAGAGACTAATAACAGATGCTAATAAAGATGTCCTAGAAACTCAGAATGAAAATACAGATATTTATTTCTATTGACCACTTCAGTCAGTCTGGTGAGGGTTACACACTGGAACTCAGTAGGCTCTTCTCCCCTTACAGCCCTGGTATAAATATAGACCTGCAATATGACGATATGGTCTGTCTCTCcacaggcatgtgtgtgtgtgttacccagCTTCTTGGAGTAGGTGTCCAGTTTGTAAGCAGCCTGCTCCAGAGAAGACACTTGTTCCTCTATTTGATTTATCTGGTCTAAGTAGGGCTGCAGGCTGGCGTCTGCAACACACacaataccattttttttttaaaagtcaGCCAAATTAAGGATATATTTTGTTTTCTGAAAGACCTACGAGAATTTCGTCCCCTTCACGTCTGAAGGACTAATAAACATACATTTATGGTTGAGGTCCTGCAGGTTCCTGCTGATGTTGATGCTGATGTCTTTCATCTCCATGTACTTCAGACTTGTCAGCTTGTTCATGTTCTCCAGCAGATGGTAGTCTTCACAGGTGCCTGGGAAGAGGAAAACGGGGGAGCATGAGAATGATATTTTCTCCACAACAGGAGATTCTTATGACAGTTGTTATCCTGAAGACAAGACAGTATATAGTATGTGACTATATAGGCCTGTATAGACAACATaaatggagagacagagacagatattcAGACCAGTGAGTTCTCCTTGTAGGAAGACAGCCATCTTATCGAACATGTCTGTACAGAGTTCATTGATGTCTGGCTCTGCTGGCTCTACCGCCTCCTCTGCAGTCTCCACCCCACCATCACCTACACACAGACATATAGTAGTTACACCATTTTAATTTCTGAGAAACATCCCACCTCCTGATGATGTTGCTGGCCACTCCCTCAGATTTGAACTAACAGTTCTCTAAGTTCTCCAAGGAGGAAGGATGAATTTGCCACTCCCTTAGTAGGGCTACTGCATTCTAATGTGTTGGTATTAACACCAAACTCGTCTCAGCAGATAGATAAATGGTCACAGAGCAATCAAATAGTTAGATAGCTAAGTTGCTATTCTTCTTCCTTTCAATAACTAAAACAGCGCATCAACTTGCAGTTAGAACTTGTCTTTTCGTCCATTTGAGGGCAAATTTGCTCTTGAAACCAAAACAGCCAACTCAATCTTTAAACGTGAATCAATTAAATTGTAGTACgcttctagaaacataaatccctctttcatatcacatcaaaaagAAATAAATGCAAAACACAATTCAGACCGAGCGTATGTGCTCTTAACGAAGACCCATAAGTACAATTACTTATGTGTAATGGAACTGAGTCATGAACTCACTGCTGTTGATGGGCTTCTTGGGCGCCGCAGTCACAACCTCCTGGCCCTCAGAGGCAGTCTCGCCAGGCTCTCCCCGGGGTTCTGAGCTCCCTCCCAGGCTGAGGACGGTGGGATGGGCCAAGGAAACTCTTGAGATGCAGTCCAtctcagcagcctcctctccCGTGGCCGCCATTTTGCATCTACTCCAGTCACATGATACAAAGCTTCACGTGACATTGATTATTTTCCTCCCCCTACAATTCCAAATTCGAGCCACACCCTTTTCCTTGACAGGTGCTTTACCATCACACAAACAATAATACCACGATTAATGTAGCTATAGTGTTCCTATTCATATTGATTGATAGTTTTATATTCTATTGTTTTCAGATTGTTCGAGTGTAACGTTAGTGAGCTCGAGCTTTCCATGCTGTTTTGCCTGTATTCATTTTGCATTATGAACACTTCGAATCAGTGTGAATCATGTTAGTTTGACAAGTGTTTGCAGAGTTAGTCAACCTAACGATATATGTTTTGGGctaaaaagggggaaagagggcTCTTCTGTCCTCTGGTCGTGTAATGGGTGGGTCAGGGTAGTGACGCTCTACACAGGAAGCGTCCAGTGAACCATCGTGACAGCCTGCTGTGTGTGACTGTAAACATGGCGCCGTGCACGGTTACAGGGCTGTGCTGTTATACACCCCGTTTCTAGCTAGCCTGAGACGCACACAACCTAACCATGGAGACAGAAGAGGAGCAACACACGACGACCCTCCTCTGCATGGGTTTCCCAGATCCTGTGGCTATACGCAAGGCGCTACGCCTGGCGAAAAACGACATCAACGAGGCTGTGGCGCTCCTGACCAACGAAAGCCCCGGGCTTGGGTATGGATATGAGCCGATGGAGAGTGGCCCTGCCCCGGGCCCATGCGGAGAAGGGGAGACCACCGGGCGGACTGGGACTGGAGGGTTCGACCCACCTCCCGCTTACCACGATGTGGTGGAGAGCGAGGTAAGGCTGAAGGATGGTAGCTCGCTGGCTTCGTTAGTTAGCGAGAACACCAAGCTAGTTAGCATCAAAGCTACTAGCCAGCGATGCCGGCTAAATAGGGAGAAAGCGCTCGCTCATAGCATTCCATAGCGCGCTATACTCATGCCTTGCTGTCAAAATAGGGAGGGAAAACCCGCGGCATGCGCGACGTAATTTCTCAATCTCGGGCTACAAAATTCGACAGACCTGGGCTAGTTGAGTTGCAAATTCAGTACTTTCATGATCAATATTGAAAATGGGTGCACTAGCCAACATCAGCAACGTAGATTTGCCTAGCTTGTTGGTTACTGTATGTAGCTAGCTATCCCAACGCTTGGGGGAGGGGATATGGTCGTTGCGCGAATCTACATGGGCAAACCAGCGGGTTAGTTTACTTTAAACAACTAGTTCGTGTTTTGCAATAGTTGCCGATAAAGGTCTGCAGAGAGTGAATGTGGTGATCTCCGCACACTTGGGAAAATGCACGTCTGCATACAGCTAAGCAGAATGTAATGGAGCTacgctagctggctaacgttatataGCTGTACTAGTGGAGTGAGACGGTGCGATTTCGCAACCGCCTGTGGCTAACCTGATATGGCCATTTTGTGCTAAACATTTTATAATCAAAGTTCTTTAAATTGTTTGTAGTTCACTGACAACTTGATGTCTCACGTACCCATCAGAACCACAAGTTTAAATGCCCTAACATCAACTTGCCAGAAGATACCGACCCTACCTTTACGCGTGTTTACAAGAGCTGCACTGGTGTTGGAACACAGTCATGGTTacattaaagtggaactgacagcgttttagcaACATTAAATCTCATAACAAATGTTAATATAAcccccccaggaagaatatgacccttttacttttaaaaaaaaaatacattttctgacaagcgagaacttgaaaatgaccatatctaagtgtTCATAAAatcatagaatgtttgggaatcaAATATAGTAagacatttgtgaaaattctatagcaatatagaatGGGAAAGCGGctgtgcgtttggacaattaataaataaataaaacctaataaaaacatctgtcttgtccaggaccaGAGTTTACGCAGACCGGTGCatcatagccaatcagagctacagtaggcccaTATGAAAATAAACCATTTGCCACataggcctgccatcattcactttg
Coding sequences:
- the LOC120054903 gene encoding biogenesis of lysosome-related organelles complex-1 subunit 2-like codes for the protein MAATGEEAAEMDCISRVSLAHPTVLSLGGSSEPRGEPGETASEGQEVVTAAPKKPINSSDGGVETAEEAVEPAEPDINELCTDMFDKMAVFLQGELTGTCEDYHLLENMNKLTSLKYMEMKDISINISRNLQDLNHKYASLQPYLDQINQIEEQVSSLEQAAYKLDTYSKKLEAKFKKLEKR